Within Cyanobacterium stanieri LEGE 03274, the genomic segment GAATTAATTTATCCCCTTTGGTTTGAAGGAGATTGGCTAGTAACTAATATTTTAAAAGAACAGATAGCCCCCTTCGCTCCAGAATTTGAGACCCCAGGTTTTTCACAAAATAGTGACTATATAGATAAAAAAATTACTTTTCCTGTGAAGTTTATTTCCACTATTATTAATAATAATTCTGATGTATTTTTACCCACAAAAATTAATACAAGTGAAGCAATTATTGCGGATCGTAGTTTTAATGCAAGGGCGATCGCACAGGCTTACTTAGGAGAAAATAACGTCAAACAAGTAATAATAAATCAGAAAAATTCCACCGAACAAATAACCAAATTTAGTGAAGAAAATGAACTAATTTCCACCGTAGTAGGAAGAAAACAAGAAACCATTAACCAAAAAGAATTTATTACCAGCGAAATTACCAGACAATTTTTTCGTCGCCCCGGGAATATCTACGTTAACTTTGTCGAAACCACAACAAAATATAATTTGATCGATGCTAATCATATCAAAGCCAAGCAATATACCGCCGTTTATTTATCTCCCCAAGATCCCGATTATTTTATCGCTTTTAACAAGCCCGTTGCCCTTTATTTTTATGAATTAAACTTAGAAAAAACGACTGACAGAATCTAATGAAACAAAGTCTTGCAGTTCCAATAAATATTATGCTAAAACTCTCACATATTTTTGTGAGCTAGTTATATAATAATGAATAGATTCAACCATTTTATTAATTTAATCAACAAAAAATGAATTCCTTTTTTGAGAATAAAATTCAACAATTTATTAACTCTCCCAATAACTCAAGAATTTGGTGGCATAGTATTCCTTTACCAAATGGAGATCGCATTAGAAGTTGCCACGAAGATCAGGAATTACAATTTCAAATGTGGAACGCACTGCAAATCGATAATAGCGGTGGTTTAAAGGGAAAAAAGGTTTTAGATATTGGTGCTAATGATGGCTTTTTTTCCATTGCCGCATCTATGGCAGGTGCTTCGGAAGTTACCTCTGTTGATAAGAATTGGGAAACTTGGCCAAAAAATTTAAAATACATAAGTAAAATTTGGAATGTTGATATAGAAATTATAACTGCCGATTTTCGTAATTATGACTTCAATAAACGTTATGATGTCATTTTTTTCTTTGGTGTACTGTATCATTTAGAAGACGTTTTTACTTCTATAAAAAAACTCAAAAATCTTTTGGAAGATGATGGAGTTTTATATATAGAAACTCAAATGTCTCAACTACAAAGTAATTTACCATTGTTTGAATATGCTAGTGATATTTATCCCACCATAGCCATTCAAGACAAAAAATATTTGGACAATGTAGGAATCAGTAACTATCTCTTTCCTAACGAATCTGCTATTTATAATTTAGCTTATTCCTATGATTTTGATTGTGATTCTTTGGGCGGTAAAAAGAATCGATATTCACAAAATCATCCAAGTCGTCAAATATTTAAGTTCATCAAAAAACAAGATTTAAAAATAAGATTAACTTCCGATGACTTAAAATCAAGAGATTATTTATCAGGAGATTGGTCATTGCCAGAAACTATTGGAACTTGGACAGACGGTACAGAAGCAAACCTTTCTATTCCTTTAGATTCGATAATTTCTCAAAAACACTCAAACATACAAGTAAAAATTACTGCTGTTCCTTTTCTCCATGAACGACATCCCCAACAAATTATTGATATATTGATTGCTGGCAAACCACTAACTCAATGGACATACTCTTTCAGTAAAAGTATTAATTCTTCAAAAACGCTAACTATTCCGGTAGCACTAATTCAGCAGAGTAATTGTTTGGATTTAACCCTAAAGATTTTAACACCAATATCTCCTGAGGCTGTAGGTTTTAATAATGACACCAGAAAGTTAGGTATTATGGTCCAATTGATTGAAATCACTGGTAGTTATAATTAATCAAAATTGTAATGAAGAGCTATAGAATGACACAATACTTATTTTGCAAGGCTTTAAAACAAGTAACATGTCTCAATCTTAATTGAAGTGACTATAAATGAGAAGGTGTTTTTATTTTGTTATCTGATTTAATTTTACTCTCAGAAATTAATACCAAATAGTTTATAGAATATATCCATCTTTTGTCAGTGTCCGAAAACTTATGCTACTAAGAAAAATTGACAAAAGAGGTATATTTCAGGTTATAAAAATCTATAGGTTTATTAAAAAAAATACAATCACTATAATCCAAATTACTCATCATCCATTGCCGAGGCCATTTCCTCCGTGGTTTCCTCACTAGCAGGAGGTACGAGGGCTACAGCCGCGATCGCATCGTCCCCGTCTAATTTCTGCACCCTTACCCCACTAGCATTACGGGATTGGAGGGAAACCGCATTAACATCACAACGAATAATAATACCCCTTGTGGTAATAATCATAAACTCATCATCAGGGTTAACGATATGCAAAGCCGCTAATTCTTCGGTGGATTTACGGAAACGAATAGCCCTCAAACCCAAACCAGCCCTTCTTTGTAGCCTAAACTGAGAAACAGGAACTCTTTTACCATAACCGCTAGTGGTAACCGCCAAGGCCCAAGGAGCATCTTTAGCAGTATCATTGGTTAATTCCTCATCGGTGTCATTATCAGGCTCATTATCATCCGCTTCCCCAATGGTAGCCACCACCTGAGAAGGAATAATATCCATACTAATTAATTGATCGCCTTTCCGTAGCTTCATGGATTTTACCCCTTTTGCCGTACGACTGAGGGGGCGTAATTGATCATTATCAGCGTGGAAATGGATAGCCATACCCCGACGAGAGCCAATTAAGATGCTATCTTCTGCGGTGGCTAGACGCACCCAGCGCAACTCATCCCCTTCAGCGAGGGAAATGGCAATAAGGCCGTTACTGCGAATATTAGCAAAGGCAGACAGGGCGGTTTTTTTGATAAAGCCATTTTGGGTTAACATGACCAAGTATTCATGATCTGTAAACTCACTTACTGCTAAAATTGAGGTGATTTTTTCCTCCGAGGAGATGGGCAACATCTGAATGATGGGC encodes:
- a CDS encoding DUF6816 family protein; the encoded protein is MFNIIAKLLLFCCLILTSLLINTYPALAENLENRIDNYPNWNNQISLPSPEQELIYPLWFEGDWLVTNILKEQIAPFAPEFETPGFSQNSDYIDKKITFPVKFISTIINNNSDVFLPTKINTSEAIIADRSFNARAIAQAYLGENNVKQVIINQKNSTEQITKFSEENELISTVVGRKQETINQKEFITSEITRQFFRRPGNIYVNFVETTTKYNLIDANHIKAKQYTAVYLSPQDPDYFIAFNKPVALYFYELNLEKTTDRI
- a CDS encoding class I SAM-dependent methyltransferase → MNSFFENKIQQFINSPNNSRIWWHSIPLPNGDRIRSCHEDQELQFQMWNALQIDNSGGLKGKKVLDIGANDGFFSIAASMAGASEVTSVDKNWETWPKNLKYISKIWNVDIEIITADFRNYDFNKRYDVIFFFGVLYHLEDVFTSIKKLKNLLEDDGVLYIETQMSQLQSNLPLFEYASDIYPTIAIQDKKYLDNVGISNYLFPNESAIYNLAYSYDFDCDSLGGKKNRYSQNHPSRQIFKFIKKQDLKIRLTSDDLKSRDYLSGDWSLPETIGTWTDGTEANLSIPLDSIISQKHSNIQVKITAVPFLHERHPQQIIDILIAGKPLTQWTYSFSKSINSSKTLTIPVALIQQSNCLDLTLKILTPISPEAVGFNNDTRKLGIMVQLIEITGSYN